The genomic window ATCGCCAGCGGCGCATCATCAAGCGCCTTGGCGAAGGCACGGGCGCGAGCCACACCACCGACATCCGGCGAAACCACCACAATGTCTGAAAGTTGCTTACTCTTGAGATAGTTCACTAACACCGGCGCACCATAAATATGGTCCAGCGGAATATCAAAATATCCCTGAATCTGAGCGGAATGCAAATCCATTGCTAGCACCCGATCAGTACCAGACTTCGCGATCAGATTCGCCGCCAGCTTCGCCGTAATCGATTCTCGCCCCGCCGTCTTACGATCGGCCCGAGCATAGCCGTAATAGGGCAACACCGCAGTAATCTGCCTTGCCGATGCCCGACGACAGGCATCAACCATAATCAGCAGTTCCATCAAGTGATCATTCACCGGACGACAAGTCGGTTGTAGCAAATAAACATCGCTACCCCGAATCGACTCCAAGATTTGGACATAGATCTCTCCATCCGCAAACCGTTTGCGAATGACTGGGATCAAATCAATCCCGAGGTATCGCGCCACCTCCTGAGAAAGCGGCGAATTGGCTGACCCGGAGATCAAGCAAAGTCGATTATTTTCCGAAACAGAAACCGGCATAGCAGGCATGGTCAGAGTCGCAGAGCTAATCACGGCAAGCCCTCAAACACGTTCTACGCAATCTTATCATTGGCATCTAGAAACTGATTCCCAGATTTCACAACGCAGGAAAACCGTATTTAAACTCAATACTGACAGGCATTGGCCAACAAAGGATCCGGCTCAGCTAATCAAATAAACACAATCAACGAATTGATTGCCATGAAAAATTATTAAAGCAAAGAAGACGAGGTTTTAATGATGATCATTCTGCCAAACTTACGGCCAATCTGCCAAGGGTAAACCCACAAAAAACCATAATTGCCAATGTTCAACACGTTTTGTCTGGGGACGATCCAACATTTCACGATCGCCCGATCGACAAATTTCCGCCATGATGTAACAGCTCCTAAGAGGTAGAACGACATGTCCCTGATCGATCAAATTGGCACCGACATCAAAACCGCAATGAAAGCGAAAGATAAAGTTCGCCTCGAAACCCTACGTGGGATCAAGAAAGTCCTGCTCGATAAAGAAGTCAGTGTGCGCCCCTCCGGCCAAACCGAACTCACCCCGGAGCAGGAAATCGAAGCCCTGTCGCAAATTGCGAAACAGCGCCGTGATTCGATCGCCCAATTTACTGATGCGGGTCGGGCGGATATGGCCGAGCAAGAAGCGATCGAGTTAAAAATTATTGAAGAATTTCTGCCGACCCAACTCACGGATGATGAAATCGCGGTCATCGTCGCCGAAGTCGTGGCGGAAGTGGGTGCCACATCGCCCAAAGACATGGGCAAAGTCATGGGGCCAGTGATGCAGAAACTGAAAGGCAAAGCCGACGGCAAGAAAGTCCAAGCGGCGGTCAAAGCCAGTCTTGCTGGAAGTTAACGACCAGATTCAACCCAATTTCAGTGGCATCCCCGCGAAATCAGCCACGCCACGCATCAAACTGCCATTCAGTTTGACCGTATTTCCCGATCGCCAAGCTGTAGACTAAATCAATCGTCGGGCAACCCATCATTGGATCCCGACAGCTACAGCCATGCCCCAATT from Romeriopsis navalis LEGE 11480 includes these protein-coding regions:
- a CDS encoding ribose-phosphate pyrophosphokinase, whose product is MISSATLTMPAMPVSVSENNRLCLISGSANSPLSQEVARYLGIDLIPVIRKRFADGEIYVQILESIRGSDVYLLQPTCRPVNDHLMELLIMVDACRRASARQITAVLPYYGYARADRKTAGRESITAKLAANLIAKSGTDRVLAMDLHSAQIQGYFDIPLDHIYGAPVLVNYLKSKQLSDIVVVSPDVGGVARARAFAKALDDAPLAIIDKRRQAHNVAEVMNVIGDVSGKTAVLVDDMIDTAGTITEGAKILRKEGARQVYACSTHAVFSHPAIERLSSGCLEEVIVTNTVPIAQENHFPQLKVLTVANVLGETISRIHDESSVSSMFR
- a CDS encoding GatB/YqeY domain-containing protein; protein product: MSLIDQIGTDIKTAMKAKDKVRLETLRGIKKVLLDKEVSVRPSGQTELTPEQEIEALSQIAKQRRDSIAQFTDAGRADMAEQEAIELKIIEEFLPTQLTDDEIAVIVAEVVAEVGATSPKDMGKVMGPVMQKLKGKADGKKVQAAVKASLAGS